The following proteins come from a genomic window of Pseudomonas syringae:
- a CDS encoding amino acid ABC transporter ATP-binding protein, with protein sequence MISIKNVNKWYGDFQVLTDCSTEVSKGEVVVVCGPSGSGKSTLIKCVNALEPFQKGDIIVDGTSISDPKTNLPKLRSRVGMVFQHFELFPHLSIVENLTIAQIKVLGRSKAEATEKGLKLLDRVGLSEHAHKHPGQLSGGQQQRVAIARALAMDPVVMLFDEPTSALDPEMVNEVLDVMVQLAHEGMTMMCVTHEMGFARKVANRVIFMDKGQIVEDCEKEEFFGDVSARSERAQQFLAKILQH encoded by the coding sequence ATGATTTCCATCAAGAACGTCAACAAGTGGTACGGGGATTTTCAGGTTCTGACCGATTGCAGCACTGAGGTCAGCAAGGGCGAGGTGGTCGTGGTATGCGGGCCGTCCGGCTCGGGCAAGTCGACCCTGATCAAGTGCGTCAATGCGCTGGAACCGTTCCAGAAAGGCGACATCATCGTCGACGGTACGTCGATCTCCGATCCCAAGACCAACCTGCCGAAACTGCGCTCGCGGGTCGGCATGGTGTTTCAGCATTTCGAGCTGTTTCCGCACCTGAGCATCGTCGAAAACCTGACCATCGCGCAGATCAAGGTGCTGGGCCGCAGCAAGGCCGAAGCCACCGAAAAGGGCTTGAAACTGCTGGACCGCGTGGGCCTGTCCGAGCATGCGCACAAGCATCCCGGCCAGCTTTCCGGTGGTCAGCAACAACGTGTCGCCATTGCCCGCGCGCTGGCCATGGACCCGGTGGTCATGCTGTTCGACGAACCGACCTCTGCACTCGACCCGGAGATGGTCAACGAAGTGCTCGACGTCATGGTGCAACTGGCCCATGAAGGCATGACCATGATGTGCGTGACCCACGAAATGGGTTTTGCTCGCAAGGTCGCCAACCGGGTGATTTTCATGGACAAGGGACAGATCGTCGAAGACTGCGAGAAAGAAGAGTTTTTCGGTGATGTCAGCGCACGTTCCGAACGCGCTCAGCAATTCCTCGCCAAGATCCTTCAGCACTAG
- a CDS encoding sigma-54-dependent transcriptional regulator codes for MSINSDLTVLIVEDDPHVLLGCQQALALEDIASEGVSSAEEALQRIGDNFAGIVISDIRLPGIDGLELLSRLKGRDSSLPVVLITGHGDITMAVNAMRDGAYDFMEKPFSPERLVDVTRRALEQRGLAREVWSLRKQLAERDSLEGRIIGRSPVMQNLRALIANVADTSANVLIEGETGTGKELVARCLHDFSRRKNNQFVALNCGGLAESLFESEIFGHEANAFTGAGKRRIGKIEHAHEGTLFLDEVESMPINLQIKLLRVLQERTLERLGSNQSVAVDCRVIAATKSDLNALGKTNQFRSDLYYRLNVVTLELPPLRERREDILPLFEHFLQLSSLRFDREPPPLDRQTGSSLMSHDWPGNVRELRNVAERFALGLPAFKQSGTISENQSLGFAEAVEAFERSLLSEALQRSGGNLSQASQELGMAKTTLFDKVKKYGL; via the coding sequence ATGAGTATCAACAGCGACCTGACGGTACTGATCGTCGAAGACGACCCGCACGTATTGCTGGGCTGCCAGCAGGCGCTGGCGCTGGAAGACATTGCCAGCGAAGGCGTGTCGAGCGCTGAGGAGGCGCTGCAGCGCATTGGCGACAACTTTGCGGGCATCGTCATCAGCGACATCCGCTTGCCGGGCATTGACGGCCTGGAACTGTTGAGTCGCCTCAAGGGGCGCGACAGTAGCCTGCCGGTGGTGCTGATCACCGGTCACGGCGATATCACCATGGCCGTGAATGCGATGCGCGACGGCGCATATGACTTCATGGAGAAACCGTTTTCGCCCGAGCGCCTGGTCGATGTCACGCGCCGGGCTCTGGAGCAGCGCGGCCTGGCCCGCGAAGTCTGGTCCTTGCGCAAGCAACTCGCCGAACGCGACTCGCTGGAGGGCCGGATCATCGGCCGCTCGCCGGTCATGCAGAACCTGCGTGCGTTGATCGCCAACGTCGCCGACACCTCGGCCAACGTGCTGATCGAAGGCGAAACCGGCACCGGCAAGGAACTGGTCGCTCGCTGCCTGCACGACTTCAGTCGCCGTAAGAACAATCAGTTCGTGGCCCTCAACTGCGGCGGGCTGGCAGAAAGTCTGTTCGAATCGGAAATATTCGGCCACGAAGCCAACGCCTTCACCGGCGCCGGCAAGCGGCGCATCGGCAAGATCGAGCATGCTCACGAGGGCACGCTGTTTCTCGATGAAGTGGAGAGCATGCCGATCAATCTGCAGATCAAACTGTTGCGCGTCTTGCAGGAGCGGACGCTGGAGCGGCTGGGTTCGAATCAGAGCGTGGCGGTGGATTGCCGGGTGATTGCAGCGACCAAGTCCGACCTGAATGCGCTGGGCAAGACCAATCAGTTCCGTAGCGACCTGTATTACCGCCTCAACGTTGTCACCCTGGAACTGCCGCCGTTGCGCGAACGCCGCGAAGACATTCTTCCGCTGTTCGAACACTTTCTGCAGTTGTCGTCATTGCGCTTCGACCGCGAGCCGCCGCCGCTGGACCGGCAGACCGGCTCAAGCCTGATGAGCCATGACTGGCCGGGCAACGTGCGGGAACTGCGCAACGTCGCAGAACGATTTGCCCTGGGCCTGCCTGCGTTCAAACAGAGCGGCACGATCAGCGAAAACCAGAGCCTGGGGTTTGCCGAGGCGGTTGAAGCCTTCGAGCGCTCGTTGCTCAGCGAAGCCCTGCAACGCAGCGGCGGCAACCTCAGCCAGGCCAGTCAGGAACTGGGCATGGCCAAGACCACGCTGTTTGACAAGGTTAAAAAGTACGGGCTTTGA
- a CDS encoding glutamate/aspartate ABC transporter substrate-binding protein, protein MRIVPHLLGAAIAAALISTPVFAAELTGTLKKIKESGTITLGHRDASIPFSYIADASGVPMGYSHDIQLKIVEAIKKDLDMPDLKVKYNLVTSQTRIPLVQNGTVDVECGSTTNNVERQQQVDFSIGIFEVGTRLLSKKDSSYKDFDDLKGKNVVTTAGTTSERILKSMNADKQMGMNVISAKDHGESFQMLESGRAVAFMMDDALLAGEMAKAKKPDDWAVTGTAQSYEIYGCMVRKGDAPFKKAVDDAIIATYKSGDINAIYTKWFMSPVPPKGLNLNFPMSDKLKELIQNPTDKAAEDKKA, encoded by the coding sequence ATGCGCATTGTTCCCCATCTTCTGGGTGCCGCTATTGCAGCGGCTCTGATCAGCACTCCGGTTTTTGCTGCCGAACTCACTGGCACACTGAAAAAGATCAAAGAGTCCGGCACCATTACCCTCGGTCACCGTGACGCCTCCATTCCGTTTTCCTACATCGCTGATGCCTCTGGCGTGCCAATGGGCTACTCCCATGACATCCAGCTGAAAATCGTCGAAGCCATCAAGAAAGACCTCGACATGCCTGACCTCAAGGTCAAGTACAACCTGGTGACTTCGCAGACCCGTATTCCGCTGGTGCAGAACGGCACCGTTGACGTGGAATGCGGTTCCACCACCAATAACGTCGAGCGTCAGCAACAGGTGGACTTCTCCATCGGCATCTTTGAAGTGGGCACCCGCCTGCTGTCCAAAAAAGATTCCAGCTACAAGGATTTCGATGACCTGAAAGGCAAGAACGTCGTCACCACTGCTGGCACCACGTCCGAGCGCATCCTTAAATCGATGAACGCTGACAAGCAGATGGGCATGAACGTGATCTCTGCAAAAGATCATGGTGAATCCTTCCAGATGCTCGAATCAGGCCGTGCGGTCGCCTTCATGATGGACGACGCCCTGCTCGCCGGCGAAATGGCCAAAGCCAAGAAGCCAGACGACTGGGCTGTGACCGGCACTGCGCAATCCTATGAAATCTACGGCTGCATGGTTCGCAAGGGCGACGCCCCGTTCAAGAAAGCCGTGGATGACGCCATCATTGCGACCTACAAGTCGGGCGACATCAACGCCATCTACACCAAGTGGTTCATGTCCCCAGTCCCTCCGAAAGGTCTGAATCTGAACTTCCCGATGAGCGACAAGCTCAAGGAACTGATTCAGAACCCGACCGACAAAGCCGCAGAAGACAAGAAAGCCTGA
- a CDS encoding amino acid ABC transporter permease — MMDFTGIIPALPGLWNGMVMTLKLMAMGVVGGLVLGTLLALMRLSSNKLLANVAGAYVNYFRSIPLLLVITWFYLAVPFVLRWITGEDTPIGAFASCVVAFMMFEAAYFCEIVRAGVQSISKGQMGAAQALGMNYSQMMRLIILPQAFRKMTPLLLQQSIILFQDTSLVYTVGLVDFLNASRSSGDIIGRANEFLIIAGLVYFTISFAASLLVKRLQKRFAV; from the coding sequence ATAATGGATTTTACCGGAATCATTCCAGCCCTTCCCGGACTGTGGAACGGCATGGTCATGACCCTCAAGCTGATGGCGATGGGTGTTGTCGGCGGTCTGGTGCTTGGCACCCTGCTGGCGCTGATGCGCCTGTCATCGAACAAGCTGCTGGCCAATGTGGCCGGTGCCTACGTGAACTACTTCCGCTCGATCCCGCTGCTGCTGGTGATCACCTGGTTCTATCTGGCCGTGCCGTTCGTGCTGCGCTGGATCACCGGTGAAGACACGCCGATCGGTGCGTTCGCCTCGTGCGTCGTGGCCTTCATGATGTTCGAAGCCGCGTACTTCTGCGAAATCGTCCGCGCCGGTGTGCAGTCGATTTCCAAGGGCCAGATGGGCGCAGCCCAGGCGCTGGGCATGAACTACTCGCAGATGATGCGTCTGATCATCCTGCCGCAGGCGTTTCGCAAGATGACCCCGCTGTTGCTGCAACAGAGCATCATTCTGTTTCAGGACACCTCCCTGGTGTACACCGTCGGCCTCGTGGACTTCCTCAACGCATCGCGTTCCAGCGGCGACATCATCGGTCGCGCCAACGAGTTCCTGATCATTGCCGGTCTGGTGTATTTCACGATCAGCTTCGCCGCCTCGCTGCTGGTGAAGCGTTTGCAAAAAAGGTTTGCCGTATGA
- a CDS encoding amino acid ABC transporter permease: MNYNWDWGVFFKSTGVGSETYLDWFISGLGWTIAIAVIAWIIALILGSVLGVMRTVPNRLVSGIATVYVEIFRNVPLLVQLFIWYFLVPDLLPENIQEWYKQDLNPTTSAFLSVVVCLGLFTAARVCEQVRTGIEALPKGQESAARAMGFKLPQIYWNVLLPQAYRIIIPPLTSEFLNVFKNSSVASLIGLMELLAQTKQTAEFSANLFEAFTLATLIYFTLNMSLMLLMRMIEKKVAVPGLISLGGK, translated from the coding sequence ATGAATTACAACTGGGACTGGGGCGTGTTCTTCAAGTCCACCGGCGTCGGCAGCGAGACCTATCTGGACTGGTTCATATCCGGTCTGGGCTGGACCATCGCCATTGCTGTCATCGCCTGGATCATCGCTCTGATACTGGGCTCGGTACTGGGCGTCATGCGCACCGTACCGAACCGTCTGGTGTCGGGTATCGCCACGGTATACGTGGAAATCTTCCGTAATGTGCCCCTGCTGGTGCAGCTGTTCATCTGGTACTTTCTGGTGCCCGACCTGCTGCCGGAAAACATTCAGGAGTGGTACAAGCAGGACCTCAACCCGACCACCTCGGCCTTTTTGAGCGTCGTTGTGTGCCTGGGTCTGTTCACCGCTGCACGGGTTTGCGAACAGGTGCGTACCGGCATCGAGGCACTGCCCAAAGGTCAGGAATCAGCCGCACGCGCCATGGGCTTCAAACTGCCGCAGATTTACTGGAACGTGCTGTTGCCGCAGGCTTACCGGATCATCATTCCACCGCTTACCTCCGAATTCCTGAACGTGTTCAAGAACTCGTCGGTGGCGTCGCTGATCGGCCTGATGGAGCTGCTCGCGCAGACCAAACAGACGGCCGAGTTTTCCGCCAACCTGTTTGAAGCCTTCACCCTGGCAACCCTCATTTACTTCACGCTGAACATGAGCCTGATGCTGCTGATGCGCATGATCGAGAAGAAAGTCGCCGTGCCCGGCCTGATCTCTCTGGGGGGCAAATAA
- a CDS encoding sensor histidine kinase, with the protein MKCDSTLYRAAPPALAVKPRLIRQLFLPPLILMLMIGLGYVAYLVNEHNGIKSLRESGERQLELHASTVESEISKYTYLPSVLELESSVSQLLNKPGPELQQQVNRYLEGLNRRSRSRAIYVMDTTGRVLATSNWRDADSYQGEDLSFRAYFQDAVRGLPGRFYGIGTTSGESGYYLAHGLEDKGRIIGVAVIKVRLEALEERWQRARLEAFVTDENGIIILSSDPTRRLKSVRPLTPAIKERMARSLQYYWWPLNELVPLERETLSEGVEKLTFPANVSVDREHTQVSYLAQTRPLSDTAWHFTLLTPLEDLRSEAASRGMLVAVACALVTFLLIAWNERRKVISTRLAAREALQAANDELERKIAERTEHLRASNERLKAQIRERRQAEDTLRQAQDELVQAGKLAAIGQMSTSIAHELNQPLAALRTLSGNTVRFLERGALDTASANLRTINDLVDRMGRITASLRAFARRGDDQGQAQLSKAVNAALQLLAVRLEQSGLRLHRAFVDATLTIDQTRLEQILVNLIGNALDAMFAQPQPELWLEGSIVDGRYRLLVRDNGHGIDDEARKHLFEPFFTTKPGEQGLGLGLTLSASLAAAAGGSLGAEPVGDTGTTFVLCLPFIPDAPTDSRQGEPT; encoded by the coding sequence ATGAAATGCGACTCCACCCTTTATCGCGCCGCGCCGCCCGCACTTGCCGTGAAACCCCGCCTGATCCGCCAACTGTTTCTGCCCCCGCTGATCCTCATGCTGATGATCGGGCTGGGCTACGTCGCCTATCTGGTCAACGAACACAACGGCATCAAGAGTCTGCGCGAAAGCGGAGAACGGCAACTGGAACTGCACGCCAGCACCGTCGAAAGCGAAATCAGCAAATACACCTACCTGCCCAGCGTTCTGGAGCTGGAATCCAGCGTCTCGCAACTGCTCAACAAGCCCGGTCCCGAGCTTCAGCAGCAGGTCAACCGCTACCTTGAGGGTTTGAATCGACGCAGCCGCAGCCGTGCCATCTATGTGATGGACACCACCGGCCGCGTGCTCGCGACCAGCAACTGGCGTGACGCTGACAGTTATCAGGGCGAAGACCTCTCTTTCCGCGCCTACTTTCAGGACGCGGTGCGCGGCCTGCCCGGACGTTTTTACGGGATCGGCACGACCAGCGGCGAGTCCGGCTACTACCTGGCGCACGGTCTGGAAGACAAAGGCCGGATCATCGGCGTTGCGGTGATCAAGGTACGCCTCGAAGCCCTTGAAGAGCGCTGGCAACGGGCTCGGCTGGAAGCGTTTGTCACGGATGAAAACGGCATCATCATTCTGTCCAGCGACCCGACCAGACGTTTGAAATCGGTGCGCCCGCTGACCCCGGCCATCAAGGAACGCATGGCCCGCAGCCTGCAATATTACTGGTGGCCGCTTAATGAACTGGTGCCACTGGAACGGGAAACCCTGTCCGAAGGCGTCGAAAAACTCACGTTCCCGGCCAACGTCAGTGTCGACCGGGAACACACACAGGTGAGTTATCTGGCCCAGACTCGACCGCTGAGCGATACCGCGTGGCACTTCACCCTGCTGACGCCGCTGGAAGACTTGCGCAGTGAAGCGGCGAGTCGAGGCATGCTGGTCGCTGTGGCCTGTGCGCTGGTGACTTTTCTGTTGATCGCCTGGAACGAGCGACGCAAAGTGATCTCGACCCGGCTCGCCGCCCGAGAGGCGTTGCAGGCGGCCAACGATGAGCTGGAACGCAAGATTGCTGAACGTACCGAGCACCTGCGCGCCAGCAACGAGCGCCTCAAGGCGCAGATTCGCGAGCGAAGACAGGCCGAAGACACCTTGCGCCAGGCTCAGGATGAGTTGGTTCAGGCCGGCAAACTGGCGGCCATCGGGCAGATGTCGACCAGCATCGCGCATGAACTCAATCAGCCACTGGCCGCCTTGCGTACCTTGTCCGGCAACACGGTTCGCTTTCTGGAACGTGGCGCGCTGGACACCGCCAGCGCCAACCTGCGCACCATCAATGATCTGGTAGACCGCATGGGGCGCATTACCGCCAGCCTGCGCGCCTTTGCCCGACGTGGCGACGATCAGGGTCAGGCGCAGCTGAGCAAGGCGGTAAACGCTGCGCTGCAATTACTGGCCGTGCGCCTGGAGCAGTCGGGACTCAGGCTGCACCGGGCCTTCGTCGACGCGACCCTGACCATCGACCAGACCCGCCTGGAGCAGATTCTCGTCAACCTGATCGGCAATGCGCTGGACGCCATGTTCGCCCAGCCGCAGCCCGAATTGTGGCTCGAAGGTTCGATCGTCGATGGCCGCTATCGCCTGCTGGTGCGTGACAATGGCCACGGTATCGACGATGAGGCGCGCAAGCACCTGTTCGAACCCTTCTTCACAACCAAACCGGGCGAGCAAGGCCTCGGTCTTGGCCTGACGCTGTCAGCGAGCCTTGCCGCCGCAGCGGGAGGCAGCCTCGGTGCAGAACCTGTGGGCGACACGGGCACGACGTTTGTCCTGTGCCTGCCATTCATCCCGGACGCGCCGACCGATTCTCGCCAGGGCGAGCCCACATAA
- a CDS encoding DsbA family oxidoreductase, whose protein sequence is MTTALKIDFISDVSCPWCVIGLRALDQALEALGDEVQAQIHFQPFELNPNMPGEGQDIKEHIAEKYGSTPEQIEAIHETIRERGAELGFAFAKGERRIYNTFDAHRLLHWAEQEGKQHALKQALFVAYFSELKDPSNHQALADVAQKVGLDRLRAQAILDSDEYTAEVREAEQLWTSRGITSVPTMVFNDQYAVSGGQPVDVFVSAIRQIVSESK, encoded by the coding sequence ATGACAACTGCACTGAAGATCGATTTCATCTCCGATGTTTCCTGCCCCTGGTGCGTCATCGGCCTGCGCGCACTGGATCAGGCGCTGGAAGCGCTTGGCGACGAGGTGCAGGCGCAGATTCACTTTCAGCCTTTTGAGCTGAACCCGAACATGCCTGGCGAAGGTCAGGACATCAAAGAGCATATCGCCGAGAAATACGGCTCGACTCCCGAGCAGATCGAAGCCATTCACGAGACCATCCGTGAGCGCGGTGCCGAGCTCGGTTTTGCGTTTGCCAAGGGCGAGCGACGTATCTACAACACTTTCGATGCGCATCGTTTGCTGCACTGGGCCGAGCAGGAAGGCAAGCAGCATGCGTTGAAGCAGGCGCTGTTCGTGGCGTATTTCAGTGAGCTGAAAGACCCTTCGAATCATCAGGCCCTTGCGGACGTGGCGCAGAAGGTGGGCCTGGATCGGCTGCGTGCCCAGGCGATTCTGGACAGCGATGAGTACACCGCTGAAGTTCGCGAAGCCGAACAACTCTGGACCTCGCGTGGCATCACTTCCGTGCCGACCATGGTCTTCAACGACCAGTACGCCGTATCGGGCGGGCAACCGGTCGATGTGTTCGTCAGCGCAATCCGGCAGATTGTCAGCGAATCGAAGTAA